A DNA window from Stenotrophomonas sp. 57 contains the following coding sequences:
- the galE gene encoding UDP-glucose 4-epimerase GalE codes for MSDILICGGAGYIGSHMAQYLAEAGHSVTVLDNLSTGHRDAVRWGELLEADLLAPETLERALQGRHFDAVMHFAARSLVGESVCAPYTYYANNVTGTLNLLEAMRRHDIDRIVFSSTAAVFGNPESDMIDEDHPKAPINPYGASKLMAERILADAATAYGLRSTCLRYFNAAGALPDHGIGEAHACETHLIPNVLRAALGIGNAMKVFGDDYATPDGTCVRDYVHVQDLAQAHALALEYMDHTPGAHAFNLGNGQGFSVREVIAAAAEVSGRSIPFELAERRPGDPASLVASSTRARQLLGWHPRWTELAPIIESAWQWHRNPPAWSPQPAIPDTARSVDEALPA; via the coding sequence GTGTCGGACATCCTCATCTGCGGCGGCGCCGGCTACATCGGCAGCCACATGGCCCAGTACCTGGCCGAAGCCGGCCATTCCGTAACCGTGCTCGACAACCTATCCACCGGTCACCGCGACGCGGTCCGCTGGGGTGAACTGCTGGAAGCCGATCTACTGGCCCCCGAAACACTCGAGCGCGCACTCCAAGGCCGTCATTTCGACGCTGTGATGCACTTCGCCGCACGTTCTCTGGTGGGCGAATCGGTTTGCGCTCCTTATACCTACTACGCGAACAACGTCACCGGCACGTTGAACCTGCTGGAGGCCATGCGCCGCCACGACATCGATCGCATCGTGTTCTCTTCAACCGCTGCGGTATTCGGCAATCCAGAGTCGGATATGATCGACGAGGACCACCCCAAGGCGCCCATCAACCCCTATGGCGCCAGCAAGCTGATGGCAGAGCGGATCCTCGCTGACGCAGCCACAGCCTACGGCCTGCGCTCGACCTGTCTGCGCTACTTCAATGCCGCTGGCGCCCTGCCCGACCACGGCATTGGCGAGGCCCATGCCTGCGAGACCCACCTGATCCCCAATGTCCTGCGTGCCGCATTGGGCATCGGCAACGCCATGAAGGTGTTCGGCGATGACTACGCCACGCCCGATGGCACCTGCGTACGCGACTATGTACACGTGCAGGATCTGGCCCAGGCCCACGCGCTCGCTCTTGAGTACATGGACCACACGCCCGGCGCGCATGCATTCAATCTCGGCAATGGTCAGGGCTTCTCTGTCCGCGAAGTCATCGCCGCTGCCGCAGAGGTGAGCGGGCGCAGCATTCCATTTGAGTTGGCAGAACGCCGGCCGGGCGATCCAGCCAGCCTCGTCGCCTCCTCCACCCGCGCTCGCCAATTGCTGGGGTGGCACCCCAGATGGACCGAGCTGGCACCGATCATCGAGAGCGCGTGGCAGTGGCATCGAAACCCGCCCGCATGGTCGCCACAGCCGGCCATTCCTGACACCGCGCGCAGCGTGGACGAAGCGCTGCCAGCCTGA
- a CDS encoding undecaprenyl-phosphate glucose phosphotransferase: protein MRAPAGRRRVEARAALELGLRLGDVLLLPGMAVLSHALLYGAAAPDSSQRIVFGAVILSAIVCFSVAPLYRNWRMRGLLADLWLLLLAWSATFALFSLYAVVVGLADAVPSTWLIGWYAFGLGSMAALRVLLRVQLHRLRSRGMDHERILLVGLRAPALRLHRLLRGKPELGKNVIGYFACAGDIATRRGGDAPCRLGGLEDVPQYMDQYRGEFDQVWVSLPIGHAGAIKDMLKQIERFPVPVRLIPDTTGLGALNPGVHQVGDVPMIGVRQGLTDHRFRLFKRVEDIIVAGTAVVLLAPLFVVLAIGVKLSSPGPVLFRQKRHGLGGKEFWMLKFRSMRVHAEGAGQITQATRGDPRVTRFGAFLRRSSLDELPQFFNVLGGNMSVVGPRPHAIQHNNYYERVIERYMHRHYVKPGITGWAQVHGLRGETPELRSMKKRVQYDIDYIRRWSPTLDVRIIALTVLKVLGQKSAY from the coding sequence GTGCGGGCCCCAGCGGGCCGCCGTCGCGTAGAAGCGCGGGCTGCCCTCGAGTTGGGCTTGCGGCTGGGCGATGTGTTGCTGCTGCCGGGCATGGCAGTGCTTTCCCATGCCCTGTTGTACGGTGCAGCTGCGCCGGACTCCTCGCAGCGAATCGTCTTTGGGGCGGTGATTCTCAGCGCCATAGTGTGCTTCTCCGTTGCGCCCTTGTATCGGAACTGGCGGATGCGCGGGTTGCTGGCCGACCTCTGGTTGCTGCTGCTGGCTTGGTCCGCCACCTTCGCGTTGTTCTCGCTCTACGCCGTCGTGGTCGGGCTTGCCGATGCGGTGCCGTCGACCTGGCTGATTGGCTGGTATGCCTTTGGCCTGGGGTCGATGGCGGCGCTGCGTGTGCTCCTGAGGGTGCAGCTGCACCGGCTGCGTTCGCGCGGCATGGATCATGAGCGGATCCTGCTGGTGGGGCTGCGGGCCCCGGCATTGCGGCTGCATCGCCTGCTGCGCGGGAAGCCGGAACTCGGCAAGAACGTCATTGGCTACTTTGCCTGCGCGGGCGATATCGCGACGCGCCGTGGGGGGGACGCCCCGTGCCGACTGGGGGGGCTGGAAGACGTTCCGCAGTACATGGATCAGTATCGCGGCGAATTCGATCAGGTGTGGGTGTCGCTGCCAATAGGGCATGCTGGCGCCATCAAGGACATGCTCAAGCAGATCGAGCGTTTTCCGGTGCCTGTGCGTCTGATTCCCGATACCACGGGCCTGGGGGCGCTCAATCCCGGCGTGCATCAGGTGGGGGATGTGCCGATGATCGGCGTCCGCCAAGGCCTGACGGATCATCGTTTCCGGCTGTTCAAGCGGGTCGAGGACATCATCGTTGCCGGCACAGCGGTGGTCTTGCTGGCGCCGTTGTTTGTCGTGCTCGCCATTGGCGTGAAGCTCAGCTCGCCGGGGCCGGTGTTGTTCCGTCAGAAGCGCCATGGGCTGGGCGGCAAAGAGTTCTGGATGCTCAAGTTCCGCTCCATGCGCGTGCACGCGGAGGGGGCGGGGCAGATCACCCAGGCAACGCGGGGTGATCCGCGCGTCACCCGGTTTGGCGCCTTCCTGCGCCGCAGCAGCCTGGATGAACTACCGCAGTTCTTCAATGTGCTGGGCGGGAACATGTCGGTGGTCGGGCCGCGCCCACACGCGATACAGCACAACAACTACTACGAGCGCGTGATCGAGCGTTACATGCATCGTCACTACGTCAAGCCCGGGATCACCGGCTGGGCGCAGGTGCACGGCCTGCGCGGCGAGACGCCGGAGCTGCGCTCGATGAAGAAGCGCGTGCAGTACGACATCGATTACATCCGGCGCTGGAGCCCGACGCTGGACGTGCGGATCATTGCGCTGACCGTGCTGAAGGTTCTAGGCCAGAAGTCGGCGTATTGA
- a CDS encoding aldehyde dehydrogenase family protein, producing the protein MSFELLKSLGLDAINAGTYLGNGEWSSATSGELITPVNPATGEPIAQVRATTEAEYETVVARAQEAFKVWRTTPAPRRGEAVRLCGEALRKHKDALGSLVALEMGKSKPEGDGEVQEMIDIADFAVGQSRMLYGYTMHSERPGHRMYEQYHPLGLVGIISAFNFPVAVWSWNSFLAAICGDVCIWKPSNKTPLTAIASLKICNDALREAGFPDIFFLINDAGTALSEKMVDDRRVPLISFTGSTQVGRTVNEKVARRLGRCLLELGGNNAIILDETADLKLAVPGIVFGAVGTAGQRCTTTRRLIVHRSIYADVLATLVKAYKQVEGKIGDPTDPANLMGPLNSDAAVQQFLDAIAQAKAAGGTIETGGTRIDRAGNFVLPAIVSGLKNSDAVVQHETFAPILYVMPYDSLDEAIDMQNGVPQGLSSSIFTQNLKTAEKFLSAAGSDCGIANINIGTSGAEIGGAFGGEKDTGGGRESGSDAWKVYMRRQTNTINYSDSLPLAQGIKFDL; encoded by the coding sequence ATGTCTTTCGAGCTGCTCAAGTCCCTTGGCCTGGACGCGATCAACGCTGGCACGTACCTGGGCAACGGGGAGTGGTCGAGCGCGACCAGCGGTGAGCTGATCACCCCGGTCAACCCGGCCACCGGCGAGCCGATCGCGCAGGTCCGCGCGACCACCGAGGCCGAGTACGAGACCGTCGTCGCCCGCGCCCAGGAAGCCTTCAAGGTCTGGCGTACCACGCCGGCCCCGCGCCGCGGTGAAGCCGTGCGCCTGTGCGGCGAAGCGCTGCGCAAGCACAAGGATGCGCTGGGTTCGCTGGTCGCCCTGGAAATGGGCAAGAGCAAGCCGGAAGGCGATGGCGAAGTGCAGGAGATGATCGACATCGCCGATTTCGCCGTGGGCCAGAGCCGCATGCTGTACGGCTACACCATGCATTCCGAGCGCCCCGGCCACCGCATGTACGAGCAGTACCACCCTCTGGGCCTGGTCGGCATCATCTCGGCCTTCAATTTCCCGGTCGCGGTGTGGAGCTGGAACTCGTTCCTGGCCGCCATCTGTGGCGACGTGTGCATCTGGAAGCCGTCCAACAAGACGCCGCTGACCGCCATCGCCTCGCTGAAGATCTGCAACGACGCCCTGCGCGAAGCCGGCTTCCCGGACATCTTCTTCCTGATCAACGATGCCGGCACCGCGCTGTCGGAAAAGATGGTCGATGACCGCCGCGTGCCGCTGATCAGCTTCACCGGCTCGACCCAGGTCGGCCGCACCGTCAACGAGAAGGTCGCGCGCCGCCTCGGCCGCTGCCTGCTGGAACTGGGCGGCAACAACGCCATCATCCTGGACGAAACCGCCGACCTGAAGCTGGCCGTGCCGGGCATCGTCTTCGGCGCCGTCGGCACCGCTGGCCAGCGCTGCACCACCACCCGCCGCCTGATCGTGCACCGCTCGATCTACGCCGACGTGCTGGCCACCCTGGTCAAGGCCTACAAGCAGGTCGAGGGCAAGATCGGCGACCCGACCGATCCCGCCAACCTGATGGGCCCGCTGAACAGCGACGCCGCCGTGCAGCAGTTCCTCGATGCCATCGCCCAGGCCAAGGCCGCTGGCGGCACCATCGAAACCGGCGGCACCCGCATCGACCGCGCCGGCAACTTCGTACTGCCGGCGATCGTCTCGGGCCTGAAGAACAGCGATGCCGTGGTCCAGCACGAGACCTTTGCGCCGATCCTGTACGTGATGCCGTACGACAGCCTCGACGAAGCCATCGACATGCAGAACGGCGTGCCGCAGGGCCTGTCCTCGTCGATCTTCACCCAGAATCTGAAGACCGCCGAGAAGTTCCTGTCGGCCGCCGGCAGCGACTGCGGCATCGCCAACATCAACATCGGCACGTCCGGTGCGGAGATCGGCGGCGCCTTCGGTGGCGAGAAGGACACCGGCGGTGGCCGCGAGTCGGGTTCGGATGCGTGGAAGGTCTATATGCGCCGCCAGACCAACACCATCAACTATTCGGATTCGCTGCCGCTGGCCCAGGGCATCAAGTTCGACCTGTAA
- a CDS encoding low molecular weight protein-tyrosine-phosphatase → MFKNVLFVCVGNICRSPSAEVMLRQAVAGKGIQVSSAGLGALVGHGIDATAQELLVEQGMDGLAHRARQIDDAILGAADLVLTMERKHVRRIAEIAPQASGKTFLLGKWQQDREIPDPYRQQRPAFEHVYKLMAEGVDSWARHF, encoded by the coding sequence GTGTTCAAGAACGTTCTTTTTGTATGTGTCGGCAATATCTGCCGCAGCCCTTCGGCTGAAGTCATGCTCAGGCAGGCCGTGGCAGGCAAGGGCATCCAGGTGTCTTCGGCGGGCCTGGGCGCGCTGGTGGGGCACGGCATCGATGCTACCGCACAGGAGTTGCTGGTGGAGCAGGGCATGGATGGGTTGGCCCACCGCGCGCGCCAGATTGATGACGCCATCCTGGGAGCCGCTGACCTCGTGCTGACCATGGAGCGCAAGCACGTGCGGCGCATCGCCGAGATCGCGCCGCAGGCGTCCGGCAAGACCTTCCTGCTGGGCAAGTGGCAGCAGGATCGGGAGATTCCCGATCCGTATCGCCAGCAGCGTCCCGCGTTCGAGCATGTCTACAAGCTGATGGCTGAGGGCGTGGACAGTTGGGCGCGGCACTTCTGA